The nucleotide window TTGGCCTTAAGCAGAGGATTGGCCTATGTGtccccagaggagcaggagaggcaTAAAGCCCTTGTAAAGTGTTCTCAAAGGTTGGCAGAGGAACCTATAGGTTCAGCACCCATGATTTGCTCAGGCGATTGTGATATGAGGAaaggttttttctccttctccagccTCAGCCTGAATCTGAGTGAGTTGAGCTCGTAAAACATACATGCCCCTCTGAGCACTCTGTTTCATTGACCCAGGTTTTGATAAGGAAGTAGTAGCAACCATAACGAGCTGTTAaccaacaagaaaaagacaaaagtagaCCAAGAAATGCCCAGCAACAAGACAGAGGTGCagacacatgcactcacacaacacacacacatctcaaaaaaggaaaagggtaaCCTCAAGAACTTCACCCATGATTCAGAGCAATTAAccccatcctctctccctctccaagATTAATTTAAGTTTAAGTGAAGGTAAGTCCCAATCATCCACTATATATATACCCAGCATCAGGCCAAACCTTTCACTAACTAGAGtaaactctttaaaaatcattaagaagTTAAATTGAATTGACTTCTGATAAGCTATGGGCATCCGCTTCAATTTAGTAGAAAGGGAATATCAAAGCAACATAAATAAAAGTGAGTTCTCGGCGGCCTCGGGCTGGCGCGCTGCGCAGCGCAGCGGTATGCACAGTTCCCCAGTCTGGTACGGCTTCGGCTGTCGGGGCCGGGCCCAGTCGGTTTTGCTAGCCTCTCTGAGAGGGCGGGTGTCTTTTAGGGCAGCGATCCCGCggtggaaagggaggaggagtcGTAGGGGACCCTGGCCCTTGCCCCAGCTAGAGAGGGAAGAGAGTTTGGCCGGCCTGCGGGCGAAAGCGTCGGTTCCCTTTCCACAGGGGAGGGGTGGATGGACGGGCTTCTGACTCCCAGGGAGTCCGCAGAATTCATTGCGGAGAACAGTCGAGATGTGTTCATTGACGGCGGAGGCGTGCGGAGGGTGGCCGAGCTTCTGCTGGCCAAGGCCGCGGGGCCCGAGCTGCGCGTTGGGGCCTGGAAGGCCCTTCATGAGCTGAACCCCAAGGCGGCGGACGAGGCCGCCGTTAACTGGGTGTTCGTGACAGACACGCTCAACTTCTCCTTCTGGTCGGAGAGTGACGAGCACAGATGTCTGGTGGGGTACGGGGGGAAAACGTACAGTGGGTACTGGTCCCTGTGCGCCGCGGTCAACAGAGCCCTGGACGAAGGGATACCAATAACTAGTGCTTCGTACTATGCCACAGTTACCCTGGATGAGGTTCGGCATATACTCCGTTCTGATACAGACGTCCCCATGCCTTTGATAGAAGAGAGGCATCGGATTCTCAATGAAACCGGGAAAATTCTGCTTGAGAAATTTGAAGGCTCTTTTCTTAATTGTGTCCGAAAAAGTGATAAAAGTGCTCAGAAGTTATTGCACCTGGTAGTTGAAAGCTTTCCTTCTTATAGAGATGTGACTCAGTTTGAGgggaaaagaatttctttttacaAACGGGCCCAAATCCTTGTGGCAGATACGTGGAGTGTATTAGAGGGAAAAGGAGACGGCTGCTTTAAGGACATCTCCAGAATCACCATGTTTGCTGACTATAGATTACCTCAGGTTCTTGTTTACCTGGGAGCCCTGAAATACTCTGACGAACTACTGGAGAAACTTCTCAAAGGAGAAGTGCTTTCGTATGGGAATAGGCAAGAGGTGGAAATCAGAGGGTGTTCACTTTGGTGTGTTGAGCTGATCCGGGATTGTCTTCTGGAGCTTActgaaaaaaaggatgaaaaaactAGTGGAGAGATCAATTCCATTCTTCTGGATTATTTCTTATGGGACTATGCCCGTGATCACAGGGAAGATATGAAAGGAATTCCATTTCATCGCACACGTTGCATATATTATTGACCCACAGTGTAAACTGATCCTAAAaaaaacttgcattttttttttttttctttgtggtatgtgggcctctcactgttgtgacctctcccgttgcggggcacaggctccggacgcgcaggctcagcggccatggctcacgggcccagctgctccgcggcatgtgagatcttcccagaccggggcacgaacccgtgtcccctgcaaaggcaggcggactctcaactactgtgccgcCAGCGAAGCCCTAAAAACTTGCATTTTTATATCGCataattatttgtataattttgctTTGTTATTAGAGAAGGTGGTAGAGGTTACAGCAACAAGAAAATTGATTACCCAGgctctcttaaaatatttttcctgacaTATCACTCTGTATTGCCAACTTTTccctttgtttgcttgtttagttctaactatatttttcttttctgtggataCATGACAGAAATAGTAAAGGAAATTTAATGCTTTCTTTAaatctcagatttctttttttttttgcatctttgttgGAGTGTGGTTGCTTTGcagtggtgtgttggtttctgctttgtAACGGAGTGAATCGGTTATGCATGTACAtgtgttcccgtatctcttccctcttgtgtctccctccctcccaccctccctacccagatttcttaaaattaatcatGCCTTATAatgttattgatctttggtaaTAATATTTCATCCATTCTATTGGTATCTTTTTTCAAGGTGTCATAATTTTCTATATACCTTAATCATTTGATATAAGAGAGAGGGAAAGTAGGGTCTTTGCTGTATGAATGCTGCTGCTCTTGTAGAAATCAATcttgacagatttttaaaaacttcttattgaTAAACATAATGATTTTCAATTAGgatatctgtccagt belongs to Tursiops truncatus isolate mTurTru1 unplaced genomic scaffold, mTurTru1.mat.Y mat_scaffold_97_arrow_ctg1, whole genome shotgun sequence and includes:
- the LOC117310989 gene encoding queuosine 5'-phosphate N-glycosylase/hydrolase isoform X2, yielding MPLIEERHRILNETGKILLEKFEGSFLNCVRKSDKSAQKLLHLVVESFPSYRDVTQFEGKRISFYKRAQILVADTWSVLEGKGDGCFKDISRITMFADYRLPQVLVYLGALKYSDELLEKLLKGEVLSYGNRQEVEIRGCSLWCVELIRDCLLELTEKKDEKTSGEINSILLDYFLWDYARDHREDMKGIPFHRTRCIYY
- the LOC117310989 gene encoding queuosine 5'-phosphate N-glycosylase/hydrolase isoform X1, translated to MDGLLTPRESAEFIAENSRDVFIDGGGVRRVAELLLAKAAGPELRVGAWKALHELNPKAADEAAVNWVFVTDTLNFSFWSESDEHRCLVGYGGKTYSGYWSLCAAVNRALDEGIPITSASYYATVTLDEVRHILRSDTDVPMPLIEERHRILNETGKILLEKFEGSFLNCVRKSDKSAQKLLHLVVESFPSYRDVTQFEGKRISFYKRAQILVADTWSVLEGKGDGCFKDISRITMFADYRLPQVLVYLGALKYSDELLEKLLKGEVLSYGNRQEVEIRGCSLWCVELIRDCLLELTEKKDEKTSGEINSILLDYFLWDYARDHREDMKGIPFHRTRCIYY